A window of Streptomyces caniferus contains these coding sequences:
- a CDS encoding tellurite resistance/C4-dicarboxylate transporter family protein, with translation MGDRAPSEDGLVGWWVELPPGAGTAVMATGIVSIGLHLVGREVLSWILFVLAAIAWLVLAVDFGRRLLRDRGRWVEEVATPPALTAVAATTLLGTWFALQGWSGVAVAALVVAALIWPVLLTSVVRHWRRRLPGTVFLVCVATQGLAVLSGTLVVSLPSGWLAWPTLGCFLLGLALYAVAFRRFDLGQLRSGAGDQWVAGGTLAICALAGAKLLAVPAWRGTALHDALRPLTLVTLALSVCWYAVLVLAEVRWPRPRYDMARWATVFPMGMTAVATLSIADAAAVGRLWTSGQVLLWVAVTAWVLTLVGLVRHLAAYSP, from the coding sequence ATGGGCGATCGTGCGCCGTCCGAGGACGGGCTAGTCGGTTGGTGGGTCGAGCTGCCCCCGGGAGCAGGAACAGCGGTGATGGCGACCGGGATCGTCTCCATCGGGCTGCACCTGGTCGGACGGGAAGTGCTCTCATGGATCCTGTTCGTCCTCGCCGCCATCGCGTGGCTCGTGCTCGCCGTCGACTTCGGGCGGCGGCTGCTGCGCGACAGGGGCCGGTGGGTGGAGGAGGTGGCGACGCCGCCCGCGCTGACCGCAGTGGCCGCGACGACCCTCCTCGGGACCTGGTTCGCACTACAGGGGTGGTCGGGTGTCGCCGTCGCCGCGCTGGTCGTCGCGGCGCTGATCTGGCCGGTGCTGCTGACGTCGGTGGTGCGGCATTGGCGGCGGCGCTTGCCGGGGACGGTGTTCCTGGTGTGTGTCGCGACGCAGGGCCTGGCCGTGCTGAGCGGAACGCTGGTCGTCTCGCTGCCGTCCGGGTGGCTCGCCTGGCCGACGCTGGGCTGCTTCCTGCTCGGCCTGGCGCTCTACGCAGTCGCCTTCCGCCGCTTCGACCTCGGCCAGCTGCGGTCCGGCGCGGGCGACCAGTGGGTGGCGGGCGGGACGCTGGCGATCTGCGCGCTCGCCGGGGCGAAGTTACTGGCCGTTCCCGCCTGGCGCGGCACCGCTCTGCACGACGCGCTGCGTCCGCTCACGCTGGTCACGCTCGCGCTGTCCGTGTGCTGGTACGCCGTCCTCGTCCTCGCCGAGGTGCGTTGGCCGCGTCCGCGCTACGACATGGCGCGCTGGGCGACGGTCTTCCCGATGGGCATGACGGCCGTCGCCACCCTGTCCATCGCCGACGCCGCGGCCGTGGGCCGGCTGTGGACGTCGGGCCAGGTACTGCTCTGGGT